A genomic window from Vitis riparia cultivar Riparia Gloire de Montpellier isolate 1030 chromosome 18, EGFV_Vit.rip_1.0, whole genome shotgun sequence includes:
- the LOC117907751 gene encoding uncharacterized protein LOC117907751, which translates to MDFSEEWRSIWPISSVFTPPLLISSKPSLGPLFFNPSLNTLTPLFSKPSFSFPPHLPRSSLLHDRLHLLRCPNAAVLALFPTGVNSDQIGFLLLSVKDSCLDVRADRNGDVFVSKKRLNHRIVQILVTPIGYSFSGNPDSVGLVLACTMYSVHWFSVRNDNIDSEPGLIYLGGKVFKSCAVVSACWSPHLSEECLVLLESGELFLFDLDYCCSNSNFKGNRLKIMWHNADCSGDGKWLGCEFSWHPRILIVARSDAVFLVDLRFDECSVSCLAKIGMPSVGELVHKEPFISFSMAGSNGFHFTVASNSLLFLYDIRNPLIPMLQWSHGIDKPCYVRVFKLSELRSHSKDDKYKEASESGFCIIMGSFWKCECRMFCYGSSFQDPKGSTAYEISKLCKSYYAWELPSELSLLGNECFCGTCLSRKEFLKGTLPVWVNWQQKKDIVVGFGILDKDLSALLYEPDSFGGFTLIRLMSSGKLESQRYYASWDLLKKSEIAHNNSLSDFKDYMYSMGDLEYEYIKKFKYFKLAYLYEYFWNADLAKLLIWNMKKPCGGPLQEPSFNVDFRDLILEKLKACGFSRSSSVSDVFRDISIPTSIHEVTWRRLWSGLPVGLLQWAFSSYSEFLEILVDKKQVSLEFLIVPDSPQLPPFFLRRPSCRSNKWSYKVQRDDALVGPVLPLPILSLLRDIHDTGCFDLEEADGFSFQEEVSLECNEVMKVASEMAVSDSSSELHGDHAISLANDREETWIDTQNLKPFYLYDQQPLSAKCSRLDPRQDTSGYKDERFDTLIFKKPKELVVDGEVETRVGLELFDDLSSVELKFDAPAMNFEAKELQAYKALKRQFLKSRSFDLYQDFFNRYKVQDQHP; encoded by the coding sequence ATGGACTTCTCAGAAGAATGGAGGTCGATATGGCCAATCTCTTCAGTCTTCACTCCCCCGCTCCTCATCTCCTCAAAACCCTCTCTCGGTCCTCTCTTTTTCAATCCTTCTCTCAATACCCTAACCCCCCTCTTCTCCAAACCCTCATTTTCCTTCCCTCCTCACCTCCCTCGCTCCTCTCTCCTCCATGACCGCCTCCACCTCCTCCGCTGCCCAAATGCCGCCGTTTTGGCCCTCTTTCCCACCGGCGTCAACTCCGACCAAATTGGGTTTCTGCTATTGTCCGTAAAGGACTCCTGCTTGGATGTTAGGGCTGATCGAAACGGCGATGTTTTTGTGTCAAAGAAGCGGCTCAATCATCGGATTGTTCAGATTTTGGTCACCCCAATTGGGTATTCGTTTTCAGGTAATCCTGATTCTGTTGGGTTGGTCTTGGCTTGTACAATGTATTCTGTTCATTGGTTTAGTGTTAGAAATGATAACATCGACTCCGAGCCGGGGTTGATTTATCTGGGTGGTAAGGTGTTCAAGAGTTGTGCTGTTGTGAGCGCTTGTTGGAGTCCGCATTTATCCGAAGAGTGTTTAGTTCTATTGGAGAGTGGTGAATTGTTCTTGTTCGATTTGGATTATTGTtgttcaaattcaaattttaaaggaaatagATTGAAGATCATGTGGCACAATGCAGATTGTTCAGGAGATGGTAAATGGTTGGGTTGTGAATTTAGCTGGCATCCTAGAATTTTGATTGTTGCACGATCAGATGCTGTGTTTTTAGTCGACTTGAGGTTTGATGAATGCAGCGTGAGCTGTTTAGCAAAGATTGGGATGCCAAGTGTAGGTGAATTGGTGCATAAGGAGCcgttcatttcattttctatggCAGGTTCTAATGGCTTTCACTTTACTGTGGCGTCTAATAGTTTGTTGTTTCTCTATGATATTCGTAATCCATTGATACCTATGTTGCAATGGTCGCATGGTATTGACAAACCTTGTTATGTTCGTGTGTTTAAATTGTCTGAATTGAGGTCACACTCAAAGGATGACAAATATAAAGAGGCTTCAGAGTCGGGATTTTGTATTATAATGGGATCATTCTGGAAATGCGAGTGCCGAATGTTCTGCTATGGATCTTCCTTTCAAGATCCTAAAGGGTCAACTGCTTATGAAATTTCGAAACTTTGCAAATCCTATTATGCATGGGAACTCCCTTCAGAGCTTTCGTTGCTTGGTAATGAGTGTTTTTGTGGAACTTGTCTTTCAAGGAAAGAGTTTTTGAAGGGTACCCTTCCTGTGTGGGTTAATTGGCAACAAAAGAAGGACATAGTTGTGGGTTTTGGAATACTTGACAAGGATCTGTCTGCCCTATTATATGAGCCAGACAGTTTTGGTGGGTTTACATTGATTCGGTTGATGTCCTCAGGAAAGCTTGAATCACAGAGATATTATGCTTCATGGGATCTTTTAAAGAAGTCAGAAATAGCCCACAATAACTCCTTGTCTGATTTTAAAGATTATATGTACAGTATGGGTGATTTggaatatgaatatattaagaaatttaaGTATTTCAAACTTGCCTACCTATACGAATATTTTTGGAATGCTGATCTTGCTAAACTCCTCATTTGGAATATGAAGAAGCCTTGTGGGGGTCCCCTACAAGAGCCATCTTTTAATGTAGACTTTCGTGATCTTATTCTTGAAAAATTGAAGGCTTGTGGGTTCTCAAGATCATCTTCAGTTTCTGATGTTTTTAGAGATATTAGCATTCCGACAAGCATACATGAAGTTACTTGGAGGAGACTATGGTCAGGACTCCCTGTTGGTCTTTTACAGTGGGCATTTTCAAGCTACTCTGAATTCCTTGAAATACTTGTGGACAAGAAGCAGGTATCCTTGGAATTCTTAATTGTACCAGACTCACCCCAGTTGCCTCCTTTCTTCTTAAGAAGGCCTTCATGCCGTAGCAATAAGTGGTCTTACAAAGTGCAACGTGATGACGCTCTTGTGGGTCCAGTACTTCCTCTTCCTATTTTATCTTTGCTTCGAGATATTCATGATACTGGGTGCTTTGATTTGGAAGAAGcagatgggttttcatttcaggAAGAAGTTTCCCTAGAATGCAATGAAGTCATGAAGGTGGCTAGTGAAATGGCTGTGTCAGACTCTAGCTCTGAACTTCATGGTGACCATGCTATCTCCCTTGCTAATGACAGGGAAGAGACATGGATTGACACTCAGAATCTAAAGCCTTTCTACTTATATGATCAGCAACCATTGTCAGCTAAATGCTCTAGACTGGATCCTAGGCAGGATACCTCTGGTTATAAGGATGAGAGATTTGATACCTTGATTTTCAAAAAGCCTAAGGAACTTGTTGTTGATGGTGAGGTGGAAACAAGGGTTGGGCTAGAATTGTTTGATGACCTTTCCTCAGTAGAATTGAAGTTTGATGCTCCTGCTATGAACTTTGAAGCAAAGGAATTGCAAGCGTACAAAGCATTAAAGAGGCAGTTCTTGAAATCAAGAAGTTTTGACTTATATCAGGACTTCTTTAATCGATACAAAGTCCAAGACCAACATCCATAG
- the LOC117907830 gene encoding disease resistance protein RUN1-like isoform X2, with protein sequence MASSSTILSVPSSSSTHRWKYDVFLSFRGEDTRKNFTAHLHSALSQKGINTFKDNLLPRGEKISPALLQAIEESRFSIIVLSENYASSSWCLEELTKILECVEEGGHTALPVFYNVDPSNVRRQEGSFAKAFAKHEQVYKDKMEQVVKWRDALTEAATIAGCDTRDRDEAVVIEEIVARILTEQIDASSSNMDALVGMDSRVEDVVSLLCIGSDDVRMVGIWGMPGIGGTKIFDTRINSIKARLRSRKVLIVLDDVDKQQQLEDLARNRDWFGRGSRIIITTRNRHLLSCQNVDAIYEGKKLKYDEALELFCQYALRSEQPTKDFMQLCHRAVDYTGGLPLALKVLGSCLYKKDRDVWKSELDKLKQFPNIEVQNVLKTSFDRLDDNEKNMFLDIAFFYKGEDKDFVTEVLDNFFPVSEIGNLVDKSLITISDNKLYMHDLLQELGWEIVRQESIKDPGKRSRLRVHEDIHNVLTTNKGTEAVEGMVFDLSASKELNLSVDAFAKMNKLRLLRFYNCQFYGSSEYLFEKELIASTHDAWRWMGYDNSPYNDSKLHLSIDFKFPSNNLRSLHWRGYPLKSLPSNFHPENLVELNMCFSQLKQLWEGKKAFKKLRFIKLSHSQHLTKTPDFSGAPNLSRLILECCTSLVEVHPSVVALKKLIFLNLKGCKKLKNFSRSIHMESLRILTLSGCSKLQQCPEVQGKMEQLAELSLEGTAIKGLPSSIEYLTGLALLNLKECKSLESLPNSIFMLKSLKTLILSNCTRLKKLPEIPENMESLMELFLDGSAIIELPSSIGCLNGLVLLNLKNCKKLAGLPQSICELTSLRTLILCGCSELKELPDDLGSLQCLVELKVDGTAIQEVPPSINLLTNLQELSLAGCKGWESKSWNLAFSFGSSPTLEPLRLPRLSGLYSLKTLNLSDCNLLEGALPIDLSSLSSLEWLDLSRNSFITIPASLSGLSRLNVLMLPYCKSLQSLPELPSSIEYLNAEACTSLETFSCSLSACTSKRWRPLYLASIPKSLQSSLGNRQLHLASIPEFLQPFLGNCFVHGPQNGYDAIVPGSRIPEWFVDQSTGSSVTVELPPHWYNTKLMGMAVCAVIGATGVIEPTIEEWGPNIYVKYCSEIYHGDGVTMSCSMKDDHTWFRYQSLCNLGTRTSPFGKNRGSMVVSFGSWEEKLEVKKCGVRLVYEGEEKDSHCSFPCGAMWPEEREETDSECSFPGEGDESDSGSEDLRQSNSDSESKELRQTCSPCNLLTNFFMLLKQICVTSKEKADLSQSNSVYS encoded by the exons ATGGCTTCTTCTTCAACCATTCTCTCAGTGCCTTCTTCCTCTTCCACCCATCGCTGGAAGTACGATGTCTTCCTTAGTTTCAGAGGTGAAGATACCCGCAAAAACTTTACTGCCCATCTTCACTCGGCCCTCAGCCAAAAGGGAATCAACACCTTCAAAGATAACCTACTCCCGAGAGGCGAAAAAATATCTCCAGCACTCCTACAGGCAATTGAAGAATCGAGGTTTTCCATCATCGTTTTATCCGAAAACTATGCTTCTTCAAGTTGGTGTTTGGAGGAACTTACAAAGATTCTTGAGTGTGTCGAAGAGGGGGGACATACAGCTCTACCGGTTTTCTATAACGTGGATCCCTCCAATGTAAGAAGGCAAGAAGGGAGTTTTGCGAAAGCATTTGCAAAGCATGAACAAGTTTACAAGGATAAGATGGAGCAGGTGGTGAAGTGGAGAGATGCTTTGACTGAAGCAGCTACAATTGCTGGATGTGATACACGAGATAG AGACGAAGCTGTGGTTATTGAGGAAATTGTTGCCAGGATTTTGACTGAACAGATTGATGCATCCTCAAGCAACATGGATGCTCTAGTTGGGATGGACTCTCGTGTAGAGGACGTGGTTTCACTGTTATGTATTGGCTCTGATGATGTTCGGATGGTAGGAATTTGGGGCATGCCTGGCATAG GGGGAACAAAAATTTTCGATACAAGAATCAATTCTATAAAAGCAAGACTCCGTTCAAGGAAGGTCCTTATTGTACTTGATGATGTGGATAAACAACAACAGTTAGAAGATTTGGCAAGAAATCGTGATTGGTTCGGTCGAGGAAGTCGAATTATCATAACAACTAGGAACCGACATTTGCTAAGTTGTCAAAATGTGGATGCAATATATGAAGGTAAGAAATTAAAGTATGATGAAGCTCTTGAGCTCTTTTGTCAGTATGCCCTTAGATCTGAGCAGCCTACAAAAGATTTTATGCAGCTGTGTCACCGTGCAGTAGATTACACTGGAGGCCTTCCCTTGGCCCTTAAAGTCTTGGGTTCTTGTCTATACAAAAAAGACAGAGATGTATGGAAGAGTGAATTGGACAAACTCAAACAATTCCCCAACATAGAAGTTCAAAATGTGCTCAAAACAAGTTTTGATAGATTAGATGATAATGAAAAGAATATGTTTCTTGATATTGCATTCTTCTATAAAGGGGAGGACAAAGATTTTGTTACAGAAGTACTAGACAATTTCTTCCCTGTGAGTGAAATAGGAAATCTTGTCGATAAATCACTCATAACTATTTCAGATAATAAGTTGTACATGCATGATTTACTACAAGAACTGGGTTGGGAAATTGTTCGACAAGAATCTATTAAAGACCCTGGCAAACGCAGCAGATTGCGGGTTCATGAGGACATCCATAATGTATTAACAACAAATAAG GGGACTGAAGCAGTTGAAGGCATGGTCTTTGACTTGTCTGCATCGAAAGAGCTAAACCTCAGTGTTGATGCCTTTGCAAAGATGAACAAATTAAGATTGCTCAGATTCTATAATTGTCAATTTTATGGAAGCTCTGAATACTTATTCGAGAAAGAGTTAATTGCTAGTACTCATGATGCTTGGAGATGGATGGGCTATGATAACTCTCCATACAATGATAGTAAATTGCATCTATctatagattttaaatttccatCCAACAACTTAAGATCTCTTCATTGGCGTGGATACCCTTTGAAGTCCCTTCCATCAAATTTTCATCCAGAGAATCTTGTTGAGCTAAACATGTGTTTTAGTCAACTTAAACAACTATGGGAAGGAAAGAAG GCATTCAAGAAGTTGAGATTCATCAAACTTAGCCACTCTCAACATTTAACCAAAACTCCAGACTTCTCTGGAGCCCCAAACCTTAGTAGACTGATTCTAGAATGCTGTACAAGTTTGGTCGAGGTTCACCCATCCGTTGTAGCTCTCAAGAAGCTTATTTTCCTGAATTTAAAAGGCTGCAAGAAACTTAAGAATTTCTCAAGGAGCATCCATATGGAGTCTCTTCGAATTCTTACTCTCTCTGGCTGCTCAAAACTCCAGCAGTGTCCAGAGGTCCAAGGTAAAATGGAACAGCTGGCAGAGCTTTCTTTAGAAGGGACTGCTATAAAAGGATTGCCCTCGTCCATTGAATATCTCACTGGACTTGCTTTATTAAATCTGAAAGAGTGCAAAAGCCTTGAGTCATTACCCAACAgcatttttatgttgaaatccCTGAAAACTCTCATTCTTTCAAACTGCACAAGACTCAAGAAGCTTCCAGAGATCCCGGAAAACATGGAGAGTTTGATGGAGCTTTTTCTAGATGGGAGTGCTATTATAGAACTGCCATCCTCAATTGGATGTCTAAATGGGCTTGTTTTGTTGAATCTGAAGAATTGTAAAAAACTTGCAGGTCTTCCGCAAAGCATTTGTGAACTGACATCTCTTCGGACTCTTATTCTATGTGGTTGCTCAGAACTGAAGGAATTACCAGATGACTTGGGGAGCCTACAGTGTTTAGTAGAGCTCAAAGTAGATGGAACTGCCATACAAGAGGTGCCACCCTCTATTAATCTTTTGACAAACCTTCAAGAATTATCATTAGCAGGATGTAAGGGATGGGAATCTAAGTCATGGAATCTGGCTTTTTCTTTCGGCTCGTCACCAACACTAGAACCATTGCGACTGCCTCGCTTGTCAGGTTTATACTCCTTGAAAACATTGAATTTAAGTGACTGCAACCTATTGGAAGGAGCATTGCCCATTGATCTCAGCTCCCTATCTTCATTGGAATGGTTAGATCTGAGCCGAAACAGTTTCATTACGATTCCTGCTAGCCTTAGTGGACTTTCTCGGCTAAACGTGCTCATGCTGCCATACTGCAAGAGTCTTCAATCATTGCCAGAGCTTCCATCAAGTATTGAATATTTAAATGCCGAAGCTTGCACATCCCTGGAAACCTTTTCATGTTCACTAAGTGCATGCACATCGAAGAGGTGGAGGCCACTTTACCTCGCATCAATACCAAAATCTCTGCAATCATCtttg GGGAACAGGCAACTCCACCTCGCATCAATACCAGAATTTCTGCAACCATTtttg GGGAACTGTTTTGTGCACGGTCCGCAAAATGGATATGATGCAATCGTTCCTGGAAGTAGAATTCCGGAGTGGTTCGTGGATCAGAGCACGGGGTCTTCAGTAACAGTAGAGCTGCCTCCACATTGGTATAATACCAAGTTGATGGGAATGGCTGTTTGTGCTGTTATCGGCGCCACGGGTGTCATTGAACCCACCATTGAGGAGTGGGGGCctaatatatatgttaaatattGTTCTGAGATTTATCACGGCGATGGAGTTACCATGAGTTGTTCAATGAAAGATGACCACACGTGGTTTCGGTATCAATCACTTTGTAACCTGGGTACACGAACTTCTCCCTTTGGAAAGAACCGAGGCTCTATGGTGGTTTCATTTGGAAGCTGGGAGGAGAAGTTAGAGGTGAAGAAGTGTGGGGTTCGTCTTGTATACGAGGGAGAGGAGAAAGATAGCCATTGCAGCTTTCCTTGCGGTGCCATGTGGCCGGAAGAAAGAGAGGAGACAGATAGTGAATGCAGCTTTCCAGGAGAAGGAGATGAATCAGATTCAGGATCAGAAGACCTTAGACAATCAAATTCAGATTCAGAATCAAAAGAACTTAGGCAAACTTGTTCCCCCTGTAACCTTCTTACAAACTTTTTCATGTTGCTGAAGCAGATCTGTGTTACCAGTAAGGAGAAAGCTGACCTTTCCCAATCAAATTCAGTCTATTCATAA
- the LOC117907830 gene encoding disease resistance protein RPV1-like isoform X1: MASSSTILSVPSSSSTHRWKYDVFLSFRGEDTRKNFTAHLHSALSQKGINTFKDNLLPRGEKISPALLQAIEESRFSIIVLSENYASSSWCLEELTKILECVEEGGHTALPVFYNVDPSNVRRQEGSFAKAFAKHEQVYKDKMEQVVKWRDALTEAATIAGCDTRDRDEAVVIEEIVARILTEQIDASSSNMDALVGMDSRVEDVVSLLCIGSDDVRMVGIWGMPGIGKTSIAEAVYEQIRAKFEGCCFLGNVREDLQRCGLPYLIEKLLSQILGGTKIFDTRINSIKARLRSRKVLIVLDDVDKQQQLEDLARNRDWFGRGSRIIITTRNRHLLSCQNVDAIYEGKKLKYDEALELFCQYALRSEQPTKDFMQLCHRAVDYTGGLPLALKVLGSCLYKKDRDVWKSELDKLKQFPNIEVQNVLKTSFDRLDDNEKNMFLDIAFFYKGEDKDFVTEVLDNFFPVSEIGNLVDKSLITISDNKLYMHDLLQELGWEIVRQESIKDPGKRSRLRVHEDIHNVLTTNKGTEAVEGMVFDLSASKELNLSVDAFAKMNKLRLLRFYNCQFYGSSEYLFEKELIASTHDAWRWMGYDNSPYNDSKLHLSIDFKFPSNNLRSLHWRGYPLKSLPSNFHPENLVELNMCFSQLKQLWEGKKAFKKLRFIKLSHSQHLTKTPDFSGAPNLSRLILECCTSLVEVHPSVVALKKLIFLNLKGCKKLKNFSRSIHMESLRILTLSGCSKLQQCPEVQGKMEQLAELSLEGTAIKGLPSSIEYLTGLALLNLKECKSLESLPNSIFMLKSLKTLILSNCTRLKKLPEIPENMESLMELFLDGSAIIELPSSIGCLNGLVLLNLKNCKKLAGLPQSICELTSLRTLILCGCSELKELPDDLGSLQCLVELKVDGTAIQEVPPSINLLTNLQELSLAGCKGWESKSWNLAFSFGSSPTLEPLRLPRLSGLYSLKTLNLSDCNLLEGALPIDLSSLSSLEWLDLSRNSFITIPASLSGLSRLNVLMLPYCKSLQSLPELPSSIEYLNAEACTSLETFSCSLSACTSKRWRPLYLASIPKSLQSSLGNRQLHLASIPEFLQPFLGNCFVHGPQNGYDAIVPGSRIPEWFVDQSTGSSVTVELPPHWYNTKLMGMAVCAVIGATGVIEPTIEEWGPNIYVKYCSEIYHGDGVTMSCSMKDDHTWFRYQSLCNLGTRTSPFGKNRGSMVVSFGSWEEKLEVKKCGVRLVYEGEEKDSHCSFPCGAMWPEEREETDSECSFPGEGDESDSGSEDLRQSNSDSESKELRQTCSPCNLLTNFFMLLKQICVTSKEKADLSQSNSVYS, translated from the exons ATGGCTTCTTCTTCAACCATTCTCTCAGTGCCTTCTTCCTCTTCCACCCATCGCTGGAAGTACGATGTCTTCCTTAGTTTCAGAGGTGAAGATACCCGCAAAAACTTTACTGCCCATCTTCACTCGGCCCTCAGCCAAAAGGGAATCAACACCTTCAAAGATAACCTACTCCCGAGAGGCGAAAAAATATCTCCAGCACTCCTACAGGCAATTGAAGAATCGAGGTTTTCCATCATCGTTTTATCCGAAAACTATGCTTCTTCAAGTTGGTGTTTGGAGGAACTTACAAAGATTCTTGAGTGTGTCGAAGAGGGGGGACATACAGCTCTACCGGTTTTCTATAACGTGGATCCCTCCAATGTAAGAAGGCAAGAAGGGAGTTTTGCGAAAGCATTTGCAAAGCATGAACAAGTTTACAAGGATAAGATGGAGCAGGTGGTGAAGTGGAGAGATGCTTTGACTGAAGCAGCTACAATTGCTGGATGTGATACACGAGATAG AGACGAAGCTGTGGTTATTGAGGAAATTGTTGCCAGGATTTTGACTGAACAGATTGATGCATCCTCAAGCAACATGGATGCTCTAGTTGGGATGGACTCTCGTGTAGAGGACGTGGTTTCACTGTTATGTATTGGCTCTGATGATGTTCGGATGGTAGGAATTTGGGGCATGCCTGGCATAGGTAAGACTTCCATCGCTGAAGCTGTCTATGAACAAATCCGTGCTAAATTTGAAGGTTGTTGCTTCCTTGGGAACGTTAGAGAAGACTTACAAAGATGTGGTCTACCTTATTTAATAGAAAAGCTCCTTTCACAAATTTTAGGGGGAACAAAAATTTTCGATACAAGAATCAATTCTATAAAAGCAAGACTCCGTTCAAGGAAGGTCCTTATTGTACTTGATGATGTGGATAAACAACAACAGTTAGAAGATTTGGCAAGAAATCGTGATTGGTTCGGTCGAGGAAGTCGAATTATCATAACAACTAGGAACCGACATTTGCTAAGTTGTCAAAATGTGGATGCAATATATGAAGGTAAGAAATTAAAGTATGATGAAGCTCTTGAGCTCTTTTGTCAGTATGCCCTTAGATCTGAGCAGCCTACAAAAGATTTTATGCAGCTGTGTCACCGTGCAGTAGATTACACTGGAGGCCTTCCCTTGGCCCTTAAAGTCTTGGGTTCTTGTCTATACAAAAAAGACAGAGATGTATGGAAGAGTGAATTGGACAAACTCAAACAATTCCCCAACATAGAAGTTCAAAATGTGCTCAAAACAAGTTTTGATAGATTAGATGATAATGAAAAGAATATGTTTCTTGATATTGCATTCTTCTATAAAGGGGAGGACAAAGATTTTGTTACAGAAGTACTAGACAATTTCTTCCCTGTGAGTGAAATAGGAAATCTTGTCGATAAATCACTCATAACTATTTCAGATAATAAGTTGTACATGCATGATTTACTACAAGAACTGGGTTGGGAAATTGTTCGACAAGAATCTATTAAAGACCCTGGCAAACGCAGCAGATTGCGGGTTCATGAGGACATCCATAATGTATTAACAACAAATAAG GGGACTGAAGCAGTTGAAGGCATGGTCTTTGACTTGTCTGCATCGAAAGAGCTAAACCTCAGTGTTGATGCCTTTGCAAAGATGAACAAATTAAGATTGCTCAGATTCTATAATTGTCAATTTTATGGAAGCTCTGAATACTTATTCGAGAAAGAGTTAATTGCTAGTACTCATGATGCTTGGAGATGGATGGGCTATGATAACTCTCCATACAATGATAGTAAATTGCATCTATctatagattttaaatttccatCCAACAACTTAAGATCTCTTCATTGGCGTGGATACCCTTTGAAGTCCCTTCCATCAAATTTTCATCCAGAGAATCTTGTTGAGCTAAACATGTGTTTTAGTCAACTTAAACAACTATGGGAAGGAAAGAAG GCATTCAAGAAGTTGAGATTCATCAAACTTAGCCACTCTCAACATTTAACCAAAACTCCAGACTTCTCTGGAGCCCCAAACCTTAGTAGACTGATTCTAGAATGCTGTACAAGTTTGGTCGAGGTTCACCCATCCGTTGTAGCTCTCAAGAAGCTTATTTTCCTGAATTTAAAAGGCTGCAAGAAACTTAAGAATTTCTCAAGGAGCATCCATATGGAGTCTCTTCGAATTCTTACTCTCTCTGGCTGCTCAAAACTCCAGCAGTGTCCAGAGGTCCAAGGTAAAATGGAACAGCTGGCAGAGCTTTCTTTAGAAGGGACTGCTATAAAAGGATTGCCCTCGTCCATTGAATATCTCACTGGACTTGCTTTATTAAATCTGAAAGAGTGCAAAAGCCTTGAGTCATTACCCAACAgcatttttatgttgaaatccCTGAAAACTCTCATTCTTTCAAACTGCACAAGACTCAAGAAGCTTCCAGAGATCCCGGAAAACATGGAGAGTTTGATGGAGCTTTTTCTAGATGGGAGTGCTATTATAGAACTGCCATCCTCAATTGGATGTCTAAATGGGCTTGTTTTGTTGAATCTGAAGAATTGTAAAAAACTTGCAGGTCTTCCGCAAAGCATTTGTGAACTGACATCTCTTCGGACTCTTATTCTATGTGGTTGCTCAGAACTGAAGGAATTACCAGATGACTTGGGGAGCCTACAGTGTTTAGTAGAGCTCAAAGTAGATGGAACTGCCATACAAGAGGTGCCACCCTCTATTAATCTTTTGACAAACCTTCAAGAATTATCATTAGCAGGATGTAAGGGATGGGAATCTAAGTCATGGAATCTGGCTTTTTCTTTCGGCTCGTCACCAACACTAGAACCATTGCGACTGCCTCGCTTGTCAGGTTTATACTCCTTGAAAACATTGAATTTAAGTGACTGCAACCTATTGGAAGGAGCATTGCCCATTGATCTCAGCTCCCTATCTTCATTGGAATGGTTAGATCTGAGCCGAAACAGTTTCATTACGATTCCTGCTAGCCTTAGTGGACTTTCTCGGCTAAACGTGCTCATGCTGCCATACTGCAAGAGTCTTCAATCATTGCCAGAGCTTCCATCAAGTATTGAATATTTAAATGCCGAAGCTTGCACATCCCTGGAAACCTTTTCATGTTCACTAAGTGCATGCACATCGAAGAGGTGGAGGCCACTTTACCTCGCATCAATACCAAAATCTCTGCAATCATCtttg GGGAACAGGCAACTCCACCTCGCATCAATACCAGAATTTCTGCAACCATTtttg GGGAACTGTTTTGTGCACGGTCCGCAAAATGGATATGATGCAATCGTTCCTGGAAGTAGAATTCCGGAGTGGTTCGTGGATCAGAGCACGGGGTCTTCAGTAACAGTAGAGCTGCCTCCACATTGGTATAATACCAAGTTGATGGGAATGGCTGTTTGTGCTGTTATCGGCGCCACGGGTGTCATTGAACCCACCATTGAGGAGTGGGGGCctaatatatatgttaaatattGTTCTGAGATTTATCACGGCGATGGAGTTACCATGAGTTGTTCAATGAAAGATGACCACACGTGGTTTCGGTATCAATCACTTTGTAACCTGGGTACACGAACTTCTCCCTTTGGAAAGAACCGAGGCTCTATGGTGGTTTCATTTGGAAGCTGGGAGGAGAAGTTAGAGGTGAAGAAGTGTGGGGTTCGTCTTGTATACGAGGGAGAGGAGAAAGATAGCCATTGCAGCTTTCCTTGCGGTGCCATGTGGCCGGAAGAAAGAGAGGAGACAGATAGTGAATGCAGCTTTCCAGGAGAAGGAGATGAATCAGATTCAGGATCAGAAGACCTTAGACAATCAAATTCAGATTCAGAATCAAAAGAACTTAGGCAAACTTGTTCCCCCTGTAACCTTCTTACAAACTTTTTCATGTTGCTGAAGCAGATCTGTGTTACCAGTAAGGAGAAAGCTGACCTTTCCCAATCAAATTCAGTCTATTCATAA